A genome region from Coffea arabica cultivar ET-39 chromosome 7e, Coffea Arabica ET-39 HiFi, whole genome shotgun sequence includes the following:
- the LOC113700450 gene encoding small nuclear ribonucleoprotein SmD3b-like, with translation MSRSLGIPVKLLHEATGHIVTVELKSGELYRGSMVECEDNWNCQLENITFTAKDGKVSQLEHVFIRGSKVRFMVIPDMLKNAPMFKRLEARIKGKGSALGVGRGRAVAMRARAQAAGRGAPPGRGVVPPVRR, from the exons ATGAGTCGTAGCTTAGGAATACCGGTGAAGCTTCTACACGAAGCCACAGGACACATCGTGACCGTAGAGCTGAAGAGCGGAGAGCTCTACAGAGGCAGCATGGTTGAATGCGAAGACAATTGGAATTGCCAGCTCGAGAACATCACTTTCACAGCTAAG GATGGTAAGGTATCACAACTTGAGCATGTTTTCATTCGAGGAAGCAAAGTCAG GTTTATGGTGATTCCAGATATGCTTAAGAATGCTCCAATGTTCAAACGTCTAGAAGCTAGAATCAAG GGCAAGGGTTCAGCACTCGGCGTTGGACGGGGACGTGCTGTTGCCATGAGAGCCAGG GCTCAGGCTGCTGGTCGTGGAGCTCCACCTGGGAGGGGCGTTGTGCCACCTGTAAGGAGGTGA